The Miscanthus floridulus cultivar M001 chromosome 6, ASM1932011v1, whole genome shotgun sequence genomic interval AAGATAAACGCATGAAAATTAAGGGAATGTATCTGTCAGTCTCTAGAACAAAAAAGTAAAATTTAAATAACTTTGCAAATTGGACAAACTGGagtcattgatgatatcttgttGCTGATGCAGATATTATTGCAAGCACATTGTCCCTCCTACTTCTGTCTACTTATCCTTGCACTATTCCTGGCTCGCAAATTTGGTTTGCTCTGCGTTAAACGGAAGGAAGAACCAATGATCAAGTCCGTTCcagtttcctcaaaaaaaatCAAGTCCTTTCTGCAAAAGAATGGAAACCTACATACAAAAAGATACACTTATGCAGAAGTGAAAAGAATGACAATGTCTTTttctaggccccgttcgcttcgctgaaaaaattagccgaaacactgttcctaggccatgttcgcttcgctgaaaaaataagccgaaacacttATCCTTGCACTATtcctaggccctgttcgcttcgctgaaaaaataagccgaaacactgttccgactgatttgttgcgagagaaaaacattgttccagctgaaaaaacaagctgaaaagtacgaattataagacaagcgaacatggcataGGACAAGGTGGTTTTGGTGATGTATACAGAGGCAACCTCTCGGACGGCCGTCAGGTAGCAGTCAAGATGCTAAAGGACTCCAAGGGTGATGGGGAGGAATTCATGAATGAGGTGTCCAGCATTAGCAGAACTTCGCATGTCAATGTTGTTATGCTCTTAGGATTTTGCTTGGAAGGATCCAAAAGGGCGCTCATTTATGAGTACATGCCTAATGGTTCacttgaaaggtatgccttcaATAGCAACATGAACAACCAAAATTCTCTACGTTGGGAGAAATTATTTGACATAGCAATTGGCATCGCTAGAGGACTTGAATATCTCCACCGCGGATGCAATACTCGCATCGTACATTTTGATATCAAACCCCACAACATTTTATTGGATCAAGATTTTTGTcccaagatctccaactttggaTTAACCAAACTATGCCCAAATAAAGAGAGTGCCATTTCCATTGTCGGTGCAAGAGGAACAATCGGCTACATTGCACCTGAGGTCTTCTCAAAGAAATTTGGAACAGTCAGTAGCAAATCTGATGTCTATAATTATGGAATGATGGTCCTTGAGATGGTTGGGGCAAGGGACAGAAATATCAATGCAGATAGTGAAACTAGCAGCCAATATTTCCCTCAGTGGATTTATGAACATTTGGATGACTAGCTTCTGAGATTAATGGTGAGACCACAGAGCTCGTGAGAAAGATGATAGTGGTAGGTTTGTGGTGTATACAAGTTATACCAACTGATCGTCCAACAATGACTAAAGTCATCGAGATGCTAGAAGGAAGCACAAGTAATCTTGAACTGCCACCAAAAGTGATCCTGAATTCCTGATTCGAAGATCAACAATATGTGCTAAGTAATCTTGAACTGCCACCAAAAGTGATCCTGAATTCCTGATTTGAAGATCAACAATATGTGCtatcctccctctcctctccccatTTCGTTAGAAAAAATGGAAGAAATGATATTCTTTAGTCGCAGTGTTGCCTGAGGGCAAATATGAGTTGCAGTTTGCGTAATTATAAGACATTCATCGAAGTGTGTTTTTGGACTGTAAACACTAAACAGCATTGGGAATCTTTTAACCGCAGTGTGCTCATACAACCTTGTGTGATGGTATTATTTGTGTCAGGGTTACTACAAGTACAACTCTCTTCTGTGCCAATATGCACAATTCATTGGACAACTGCACTAAGATGCCTTTACATCCTTCGAAATACAATGCAAAGTACATATGACAACTAAAATCCCTGTTCACAACTCAGATCAGGACTACGTCGTACAGTTCTTATAGAATACTTGAATTGATAATCGGACATTAGGGATTTATAGGCGCAGGGGTTACCTACCGCCGAAGCCGGATTGGCCAAAAAAGAGCAATGCAGTTCAGACGCCAGCAGTCGGCGTCGGCCGAACTGGTGCCGCCGCCTGGCCCAGATAGATTGCCTTCCCCTGAGTCTATGCAGATATCGCCAGGCTCACCGGATTCCAGTGCCGCGCGCCTACATATGCGAAGGGGGAATTGGGAACGGGGGATGCGGCGAGAGTAGCAGGTCGCCTGAGGGACGTCCGGCGACATTTTTATCCTCGTTTTCTTCTTCACTACGGGCCGTGGGCTACTAAAAGAGGTTTTTCTGGTTCGTGGGCTACTAGTAGCTGGCCCATTTTTTTACAAAAACATTTACAATGTCTGGGATGGAGCTTGAAATCAACTCCTCTCCTTCAGAACACGCATACCCCAGCTCAGCCAAAGCATGAGCAACTCGATTACATTCTCTACGTttgaacaaacaaacaaaaaaggaaaagtTTGTGGAATTAAGCGACTTCAGTTCTTGCACCAATTCTCCTTTAGGTTTCGCACGATACGCCTCCGATGCCAACTCTTGCTGGAGTATGAGCGCATCAGTCTTCAGTATTAACCTGCTGACCCCCAAGTTCACTGCTGCTTGGACGCCTTGTAAAGCTGCTATAACTTCTGCATGAAAAGCACTCAGCAGATGATTAATTATCCCTCGGCCTGACAGCACCACATCGCCATCACTGTCGTGTAAGATGAAGCCCCAGCTGCCTGTGTTGGAGTCGGCCAAATATGAAGCATCATAGTTTAGTTTCAACACCCCCTCTGGCTGTCTGCTCCATTTTTCCTGTTCTCATCTTTCCACCCCCTTGCGTTTTGGATATCTTGGCCGCATACAATCTGATTGACCGAGCTAGTGTATCGGCATTTCTCTGCCTGCTTTCCTCCCGCACACTATTTCTTTCTGACCATAGGGACCAGATCAGGATCACCATCAACAGCCGGTTTTCTTCCTTCACTTTCAAAATTTATGCCATCACCTCTGCCGGTGTGGATAAGTTAGCTAAAGCCACCCTGTCTCCTTCTAGCGATAGTAGCTGCCAAACATTTCTGGCAAGCTTCCACTTGAAGAACAAATGAGCTCCATCTTCCTCTTCCCTGCCGCACACAGGACATACCGTATCTATCCTCATTCCTCTTCGGGCTATATTACAACGCAGGGGGTGACTGTTGTGGGTTAGTCGCCAA includes:
- the LOC136457289 gene encoding LOW QUALITY PROTEIN: LEAF RUST 10 DISEASE-RESISTANCEUS RECEPTOR-LIKE PROTEIN KINASE-like 2.5 (The sequence of the model RefSeq protein was modified relative to this genomic sequence to represent the inferred CDS: inserted 1 base in 1 codon; substituted 1 base at 1 genomic stop codon), with the protein product MSFSRPRQGGFGDVYRGNLSDGRQVAVKMLKDSKGDGEEFMNEVSSISRTSHVNVVMLLGFCLEGSKRALIYEYMPNGSLERYAFNSNMNNQNSLRWEKLFDIAIGIARGLEYLHRGCNTRIVHFDIKPHNILLDQDFCPKISNFGLTKLCPNKESAISIVGARGTIGYIAPEVFSKKFGTVSSKSDVYNYGMMVLEMVGARDRNINADSETSSQYFPQWIYEHXGXLASEINGETTELVRKMIVVGLWCIQVIPTDRPTMTKVIEMLEGSTSNLELPPKVILNS